The following coding sequences lie in one Rutidosis leptorrhynchoides isolate AG116_Rl617_1_P2 chromosome 6, CSIRO_AGI_Rlap_v1, whole genome shotgun sequence genomic window:
- the LOC139852744 gene encoding uncharacterized protein isoform X2, giving the protein MTTEMDGTHTLSTTNNLIVREGPPADDCCPICFGSFSAPCRGPCGHWYCGGCIMEYWNHVAAFHPCKCPMCSRPISKLTPESTLSYQQDPGIREVLRNVKQYNCLFAGGACGFIMVFLGALYTLSPFDFLPRWRYLDAIDLFDCSAIALSFSLYFVGLYTRRRRLRHLRQLAPVPHFEVDM; this is encoded by the exons ATGACAACCGAAATGGACGGAACGCACACGCTATCAACAACAAACAATTTGATCGTCAGGGAAGGACCGCCGGCCGATGACTGTTGTCCGATTTGCTTCGGCTCGTTCTCCGCTCCTTGCCGTGGTCCGTGTGGCCACTGGTACTGCG GCGGTTGCATTATGGAGTACTGGAACCACGTTGCAGCTTTTCACCCTTGCAAGTGCCCCATGTGCTCTCGTCCTATATCAAAGCTGACTCCTGAATCAACATTATCCTATCAGCAGGATCCAGGGATACGTGAGGTTCTGAGGAATGTTAAACAGTACAATTGCCTGTTTGCTGGGGGTGCATGCGGGTTCATTATG GTGTTTCTTGGTGCTCTGTATACACTTAGTCCTTTTGACTTTCTCCCAAGAT GGCGGTACCTTGATGCTATAGACTTGTTTGACTGCTCTGCTATTGCTCTCTCATTCAGTTTGTACTTTGTTGGCCTTTATACACGAAGAAGACGCTTAAGACATTTAAGGCAGCTGGCTCCTGTCCCACACTTTGAAGTAGATATGTAA
- the LOC139852744 gene encoding uncharacterized protein isoform X1, producing MTTEMDGTHTLSTTNNLIVREGPPADDCCPICFGSFSAPCRGPCGHWYCGGCIMEYWNHVAAFHPCKCPMCSRPISKLTPESTLSYQQDPGIREVLRNVKQYNCLFAGGACGFIMQVLQLPLFVRRLLQAMMDPDRPVAYLTRLRLVAVFLGALYTLSPFDFLPRWRYLDAIDLFDCSAIALSFSLYFVGLYTRRRRLRHLRQLAPVPHFEVDM from the exons ATGACAACCGAAATGGACGGAACGCACACGCTATCAACAACAAACAATTTGATCGTCAGGGAAGGACCGCCGGCCGATGACTGTTGTCCGATTTGCTTCGGCTCGTTCTCCGCTCCTTGCCGTGGTCCGTGTGGCCACTGGTACTGCG GCGGTTGCATTATGGAGTACTGGAACCACGTTGCAGCTTTTCACCCTTGCAAGTGCCCCATGTGCTCTCGTCCTATATCAAAGCTGACTCCTGAATCAACATTATCCTATCAGCAGGATCCAGGGATACGTGAGGTTCTGAGGAATGTTAAACAGTACAATTGCCTGTTTGCTGGGGGTGCATGCGGGTTCATTATG CAAGTTCTTCAGTTGCCTTTATTTGTTAGGAGATTGCTTCAAGCGATGATGGATCCTGATAGACCTGTTGCATATCTTACCAGATTGCGTTTAGTTGCA GTGTTTCTTGGTGCTCTGTATACACTTAGTCCTTTTGACTTTCTCCCAAGAT GGCGGTACCTTGATGCTATAGACTTGTTTGACTGCTCTGCTATTGCTCTCTCATTCAGTTTGTACTTTGTTGGCCTTTATACACGAAGAAGACGCTTAAGACATTTAAGGCAGCTGGCTCCTGTCCCACACTTTGAAGTAGATATGTAA
- the LOC139851445 gene encoding serine hydroxymethyltransferase 6-like, with the protein MDLSRSLGFVPHSSHSNQTIPNDTVSFQIDSSFRNNSSHLVSSVPLQLMEQQTTAESKNVDLNETNRASVDLNQSKGVGEEDDEERDVEEFRILGHSMCLKRRRDTTTINNGNSNDNNSSATADSASSNKRCHVEQNRQGQILESRRQAVRAWGNQSLQAADPDIFEILEKEKLRQYKGIELIASENFVCKAVMEALGSHVTNKYSEGMPGARYYTGNQYIDEIEVICCQRALAAFGLDSESWGVNVQPYSCTSANFAVYTGLLLPGDRIMGLDTPSGGNTSHGYYTPNGRKVSGASIFFESLSYKVNPQTGIIDFEKLEERAIDFRPKILICGGSSYPREWDYSKFRQIADKCGAILMCDMAQISGLIAAKECASPFEFCDIVTSTTHKSLRGPRGGIIFSRKGPKSRRRGMLLNQGDGSDKYDFEEKINFAVCPALQGGPHNNHIAALAIALKQLATPEYKEYMNQVKKNAQALASALLRRNCRLVTGGTDNHLLLWDLRNLGLTGKNLEKVCEMCHITVNKIAIFDDNGILIPGGVRIGTPAMTSRGCLESDFETMADFLCRAAQITSSVQREHGKMVKSFLKGLENNKDILDLKIQVENFATQFAMPGQDL; encoded by the exons ATGGATTTGAGTCGATCGTTAGGGTTCGTACCTCACTCATCACACAGTAATCAAACAATACCAAACGATACCGTTTCATTTCAAATCGATTCGAGTTTTAGAAACAATTCATCTCATCTTGTGTCTagtgttcctcttcaattgatggAGCAACAGACGACTGCTGAAAGTAAAAACGTAGATTTGAATGAGACGAATAGGGCAAGTGTGGATTTGAATCAGAGCAAAGGTgtaggtgaagaagatgatgaggaaagaGATGTCGAGGAGTTTCGGATTTTAGGTCATTCTATGTGTTTGAAAAGACGAAGAGATACTACtactattaataatggtaatagtaatgataataatagctctGCTACTGCGGATTCGGCTTCTTCAAACAAACGATGTCATGTAGAGCAAAACAGGCAAGGACAAATCCTTGAATCGCGTAGACAGGCGGTTAGAGCTTGGGGAAATCAGTCTCTTCAGGCTGCTGATCCTGATATATTTGAAATTTTGGAGAAAGAGAAGCTTAGGCAGTATAAAGGGATTGAATTGATAGCTTCAGAGAATTTTGTTTGTAAAGCGGTTATGGAAGCTTTGGGTAGTCACGTGACGAATAAGTATTCGGAAGGGATGCCTGGTGCTAGGTACTATACTGGGAATCAGTATATTGATGAGATTGAAGTTATTTGTTGTCAACGAGCGTTAGCTGCTTTTGGTCTTGATTCCGAGAGTTGGGGAGTGAATGTTCAGCCGTATTCGTGTACGTCTGCGAATTTTGCAGTTTATACTGGTTTGTTGCTCCCTGGTGATCGAATTATGGGGTTGGATACTCCTTCTGGTGGGAATACGAGTCATGGGTATTACACACCTAATGGAAGGAAAGTTTCAGGTGCTTCAATTTTCTTTGAGAGTCTTTCGTACAAGGTTAATCCACAGACGGGGattattgattttgaaaagcttgaggAAAGAGCTATTGATTTTCGTCCAAAAATACTTATTTGTGGTGGGAGTTCATATCCTAGGGAATGGGATTATTCGAAATTTAGACAGATTGCGGATAAGTGTGGTGCAATCTTGATGTGTGACATGGCTCAAATTAGTGGTCTTATTGCTGCCAAG GAGTGTGCCAGCCCCTTTGAGTTTTGTGACATTGTAACATCAACAACTCATAAAAGTCTTCGTGGCCCTCGAGGAGGTATAATTTTTTCCAGAAAAGGTCCTAAGTCTAGGAGAAGAGGAATGCTTCTGAATCAAGGTGATGGTAGTGATAAGTATGACTTTGAAGAAAAGATAAACTTTGCTGTATGTCCTGCACTTCAAGGTGGGCCACACAACAATCACATTGCTGCACTTGCAATTGCACTGAAGCAATTGGCTACTCCTGAGTACAAGGAATATATGAATCAGGTGAAGAAAAATGCTCAGGCACTTGCATCTGCTTTGTTGAGAAGAAACTGTAGGCTTGTTACTGGAGGGACTGACAATCATTTGTTACTTTGGGATCTTAGAAATCTTGGGTTGACTG gtAAGAATCTGGAGAAGGTATGTGAGATGTGTCATATCACTGTCAACAAAATTGCCATATTTGATGACAATGGAATACTTATTCCCGGAGGAGTAAGGATAG GCACTCCAGCAATGACTTCAAGAGGTTGTCTGGAATCTGATTTTGAGACGATGGCAGACTTTCTTTGTCGAGCAGCTCAGATTACTAGTTCGGTGCAAAGGGAACATGGGAAAATGGTCAAGTCTTTCTTGAAAGGTCTTGAAAACAACAAAGATATACTTGATCTTAAAATTCAAGTTGAAAACTTCGCAACCCAATTCGCAATGCCAGGCCAAGATTTGTAG
- the LOC139853575 gene encoding uncharacterized protein, which produces MHHSSSSTTTTTTATTTTVNEFYDFLTGSLDNIYNAFHSHNIMSIHFLQLVLSFLQSFHSQLTILVHKLQLPVGGKWLDEYMDDSARLWDICHVLKSGISNMENYCSMGVNMLSMLENNDLNPQISREVLRMITRCQRESVRLEEENKSLLETRIKPISMEFDESALIQSRFNGFHGFRGVLYALRNISSLLLKIMVNGLVYCSNETSLSSVFCQKTTNYNENHIVFGSSFMVSAKRLNDKVKETEEGQNGILLDEFRNTRNITDELKTRFDGIRGLELDFDISERVEKVKNCFEELQCGVENTIVQLDDFFDEIVESRKKLLHL; this is translated from the exons ATGCATCATAGTTCATcctctaccaccaccaccaccaccgccacaACCACCACCGTAAACGAGTTCTACGACTTCCTAACTGGTAGCCTTGACAATATTTATAACGCTTTTCACTCTCATAATATCATGTCCATCCATTTCTTACAACTTGTCCTCTCATTCCTTCAATCATTTCATTCCCAATTGACCATTTTGGTTCATAAACTACAATTACCAGTTGGTGGAAAATGGCTTGATGAATACATGGACGATAGTGCACGTCTTTGGGACATATGTCATGTCCTTAAATCGGGAATTTCGAACATGGAAAATTATTGTTCTATGGGTGTTAACATGCTTTCTATGCTTGAAAACAATGATCTAAATCCACAAATCTCACGTGAG GTGCTTAGAATGATCACTCGTTGCCAAAGGGAGAGTGTTAGATTGGAGGAAGAAAACAAGAGCTTATTAGAAACAAGAATTAAACCAATATCGATGGAATTCGATGAAAGTGCCTTAATTCAGTCAAGGTTTAATGGTTTCCATGGGTTTAGAGGAGTTTTATATGCATTAAGAAACATAAGTTCATTACTTTTGAAGATCATGGTTAATGGCCTAGTTTATTGTTCAAACGAGACAAGTTTGTCCTCAGTGTTTTGTCAGAAAACGACTAATTATAATGAAAATCACATTGTATTTGGATCAAGTTTTATGGTATCGGCGAAAAGGTTGAATGATAAAGTGAAGGAGACGGAAGAAGGGCAAAATGGTATCTTACTCGACGAGTTTCGAAATACAAGAAACATCACAGATGAGTTGAAAACAAGGTTCGACGGAATTAGAGGGCTCGAATTAGACTTTGACATAAGTGAGAGGGTTGAAAAGGTAAAGAATTGTTTTGAAGAGTTGCAATGTGGAGTTGAGAATACAATTGTTCAACTTGACGATTTTTTTGATGAGATAGTTGAAAGTAGAAAAAAACTCTTACATTTATAA